A genome region from Buchnera aphidicola (Chaetogeoica yunlongensis) includes the following:
- the rplR gene encoding 50S ribosomal protein L18: MITTINKKKIRLRRSMKTRHKIKSLNFIRLVVHRTSRHMYAQIIDSDGCTVLTSASTVEKKLSKAIIGYTGNINASSYIGNIIAERALKKGIKKVSFDRSGFQYHGRIKALADSARKTGLKF; encoded by the coding sequence ATGATAACTACTATAAATAAAAAAAAAATTCGTTTGCGTCGTTCCATGAAAACTCGTCATAAAATTAAGAGTTTGAATTTTATTCGTTTAGTTGTGCATCGTACTTCTCGGCATATGTATGCACAGATTATAGATTCTGATGGTTGTACAGTGTTAACTAGTGCTTCTACAGTGGAAAAAAAATTGTCTAAAGCTATTATTGGATATACTGGCAATATCAATGCGTCTAGTTATATTGGTAATATAATTGCAGAACGAGCTTTGAAAAAAGGTATTAAAAAAGTTTCTTTTGATCGTTCTGGTTTTCAATATCATGGCCGAATTAAAGCGCTTGCAGATTCTGCAAGAAAAACAGGACTTAAGTTTTGA
- the rplF gene encoding 50S ribosomal protein L6: MSRIAKKNVIIPSEVSVLLTDQKVFIKGKNGELSCLIHSNVSVKCLNSCLIFSSRINNNHKSWAQVGTCRSIVNSMIIGVTVGFFKKLQLLGVGYRVLVTNSRTVSMFLGYSHPIEYILPVGIIVESISPVEIIVKGANKQLVGQVAANLRSYRKPEPYKGKGIRYSDEIIRVKEAKKK; the protein is encoded by the coding sequence ATGTCACGTATTGCAAAAAAAAATGTTATTATTCCTTCTGAGGTCAGTGTTTTGCTAACTGATCAAAAAGTTTTTATAAAAGGAAAAAACGGTGAATTATCATGTTTAATTCATAGTAATGTATCGGTGAAATGTTTAAATTCGTGTTTAATATTTTCTAGTAGAATTAATAATAATCATAAGAGTTGGGCTCAAGTTGGAACTTGTAGATCAATAGTTAATTCTATGATCATAGGAGTAACTGTAGGTTTCTTCAAGAAATTACAGTTATTAGGGGTAGGATACAGAGTTTTAGTTACTAATTCAAGAACTGTCAGTATGTTTTTGGGATATTCTCATCCTATTGAATATATTTTACCTGTAGGAATTATTGTAGAAAGCATTTCTCCAGTAGAAATCATTGTAAAAGGTGCTAACAAACAGTTGGTTGGACAAGTAGCGGCTAATTTGAGGTCTTATAGAAAACCGGAACCTTATAAAGGTAAAGGAATTCGTTATAGTGATGAAATTATTCGTGTAAAAGAGGCTAAAAAGAAGTAA
- the rpsH gene encoding 30S ribosomal protein S8 — protein MSMHDPIADMLTRIRNGQLANKISVNMPSSKFKIAISNVLKEEGYIKDFSVFHSKKSQLELFLKYFNGKPVIENITRISSPCLRIYNKKSKLPRVMSGLGVAIVSTSQGVFTDQLARRKGLGGEIICYVS, from the coding sequence ATGAGTATGCATGATCCTATAGCAGATATGTTAACCAGAATTAGAAATGGACAATTAGCGAATAAAATTTCGGTAAATATGCCATCATCTAAATTTAAAATAGCAATTAGTAATGTATTAAAAGAAGAAGGATATATAAAAGATTTTTCTGTATTTCATTCTAAGAAATCTCAATTAGAATTATTTTTAAAATATTTTAATGGTAAGCCTGTTATTGAAAATATTACCAGAATTAGTTCTCCTTGTCTGAGAATATATAATAAAAAAAGTAAGTTACCACGTGTTATGTCTGGATTAGGAGTTGCTATTGTTTCTACTTCTCAAGGAGTTTTTACTGATCAATTAGCTCGTAGAAAAGGTTTAGGTGGAGAAATTATTTGTTATGTTTCTTAA
- the rpsN gene encoding 30S ribosomal protein S14: MAKQSMKAREVKRIKLAKKYFTKRMNLRSIISDKKSLDKDKWNAIFKLQTLPRDSSPIRQRNRCRQTGRPHAFLRKFGLSRIKVREAAMKGEIPGLKKASW, encoded by the coding sequence ATGGCTAAACAGTCTATGAAAGCTAGAGAAGTTAAAAGAATAAAATTAGCAAAAAAATATTTTACTAAAAGGATGAACTTAAGATCAATTATTTCGGATAAAAAATCATTGGATAAAGACAAATGGAATGCTATTTTTAAATTACAAACTTTGCCTCGTGATTCCAGTCCTATTCGTCAGAGAAATCGTTGTCGGCAAACTGGTAGACCACATGCTTTTTTAAGAAAATTTGGTTTAAGTAGGATAAAAGTTCGTGAAGCTGCTATGAAAGGTGAAATTCCTGGTTTAAAAAAAGCAAGTTGGTAA
- the rplE gene encoding 50S ribosomal protein L5, translating into MVDLYNYYKNDVSKKLMYDFSYSSIMQVPKIDKITLNIGVGLATVDKKNLEYAISDLTKISGQKPIVTKAKKSIASFKIRKGYPIGCKVTLRGNRKWDFFERLIYIVIPRIRDFRGFSDKSFDGRGNYSIGIREQIIFPEIDFDKIDRIRGVNITITTTAFSDREGHALLSLFNFPFRS; encoded by the coding sequence ATGGTGGATTTGTATAATTATTATAAAAATGATGTATCTAAAAAATTGATGTATGATTTTAGTTATTCTTCTATTATGCAGGTTCCAAAAATTGATAAAATTACTCTTAATATTGGTGTAGGTTTAGCCACTGTAGATAAAAAGAATCTTGAATACGCGATATCAGATTTAACTAAAATATCTGGACAAAAACCTATCGTTACAAAGGCAAAAAAATCTATTGCTAGTTTTAAAATTCGAAAAGGATATCCTATAGGTTGTAAAGTAACTTTAAGAGGTAATAGAAAATGGGATTTTTTTGAACGATTAATTTATATTGTAATTCCCAGAATACGAGATTTTAGAGGGTTTTCTGATAAATCTTTTGACGGTAGAGGAAATTATAGTATTGGAATACGTGAACAGATTATTTTTCCAGAAATTGATTTTGATAAAATTGATCGAATTCGAGGAGTGAATATTACAATTACTACAACTGCTTTTTCTGATAGAGAAGGTCATGCACTGTTATCTTTGTTTAATTTTCCATTTCGATCATAA
- the rplX gene encoding 50S ribosomal protein L24 produces MAMKIRFNDRVIILIGKNRGKIGIVKKVISKNRVIVEGINFVKKHIKPIPSQNKPGGIIEQEASIDISNVAIINLTTNKPDRIGFRIEHGKKIRFFKSNNIVYK; encoded by the coding sequence ATGGCTATGAAAATAAGATTTAATGATCGAGTAATCATTTTAATAGGTAAAAACAGAGGAAAAATTGGTATAGTTAAAAAAGTTATATCTAAAAATAGAGTAATAGTAGAAGGTATTAATTTTGTTAAGAAACATATTAAACCAATTCCTTCTCAAAATAAACCAGGAGGGATTATAGAGCAGGAGGCTTCTATTGATATTTCTAATGTAGCTATTATTAATTTAACGACTAATAAGCCTGATCGTATTGGTTTTAGAATAGAACATGGAAAAAAAATTAGATTTTTTAAATCTAACAACATTGTTTATAAATAA
- the rplN gene encoding 50S ribosomal protein L14, giving the protein MIQEQSVLNVADNSGAQRALCIKVLGGSRRRYAGIGDIIKISIKEAIPRGKVKKGEVFKAVIIRTKKGVKRIDGSIIRFDTNACVVLNNNDQPLGTRIFGPVTRELRNEKFMKIISLAPEVL; this is encoded by the coding sequence ATGATACAAGAACAAAGTGTTTTGAATGTAGCTGATAATTCTGGTGCTCAACGTGCTTTGTGTATTAAAGTTTTGGGTGGATCTCGTCGTAGATATGCTGGAATAGGGGACATAATTAAGATTTCTATTAAAGAAGCTATACCTAGAGGAAAAGTAAAAAAAGGTGAAGTATTTAAAGCAGTGATTATAAGAACTAAAAAAGGTGTTAAACGTATAGATGGTTCTATTATTCGTTTTGATACTAATGCTTGTGTAGTATTAAATAATAATGATCAACCATTAGGAACAAGAATTTTTGGTCCAGTAACTCGTGAACTTAGAAATGAAAAATTTATGAAAATTATTTCTTTAGCGCCTGAAGTACTATAA
- the rpsQ gene encoding 30S ribosomal protein S17 gives MNDKFRVLSGKVISNKMNKSVIVSIQRLIKHPLYKKFIKKTTKLCVHDENNQCKVGDVVEIRESRPISKTKSWILVRILKTF, from the coding sequence GTGAACGATAAGTTTCGTGTTTTGTCTGGGAAAGTAATTAGTAATAAAATGAATAAATCAGTTATAGTTTCTATACAAAGATTAATTAAACATCCGCTTTATAAAAAGTTTATAAAAAAGACAACGAAATTATGTGTACATGATGAAAATAATCAATGTAAAGTAGGAGATGTTGTAGAAATTCGTGAATCTAGACCGATTTCTAAAACTAAATCTTGGATATTAGTTCGGATTCTAAAAACATTTTAA
- the rpmC gene encoding 50S ribosomal protein L29: MILKNIKKKTVEELNNELINLLREQLNLILQHVSKKLHKPHLLRNIRRNIARVNTILSEKEKECER, translated from the coding sequence ATGATTCTTAAAAATATAAAAAAAAAGACAGTTGAAGAATTAAATAATGAATTAATAAATTTATTGCGAGAACAACTAAATTTAATTTTACAACATGTTTCTAAAAAATTGCATAAACCTCATTTGCTTAGAAACATTCGACGTAATATTGCTAGAGTTAATACTATATTATCTGAAAAGGAAAAAGAATGTGAACGATAA
- the rplP gene encoding 50S ribosomal protein L16, with translation MLQPKNTKFRKMHKGRNRGLAVGTDVHFGLYGLKAIERGRLKSSQIESARRAITRFIKRQGKIWIRIFPDKPITKKPLEVRMGKGKGNVEYWVAMIQPGKVLYELSGVSEEISRKAFKLAADKLPMKTIFVIKQVIS, from the coding sequence ATGTTACAACCTAAAAATACAAAATTTAGAAAAATGCATAAAGGTCGTAATAGGGGTTTAGCCGTTGGTACTGATGTACATTTTGGTCTTTATGGTTTAAAGGCAATTGAAAGGGGTAGATTAAAATCTAGTCAAATAGAATCGGCTAGGAGAGCGATAACTCGTTTTATTAAACGTCAAGGAAAAATTTGGATTAGAATTTTTCCTGATAAACCTATTACTAAAAAACCATTAGAAGTCAGAATGGGAAAAGGTAAAGGAAATGTTGAATATTGGGTAGCTATGATACAACCTGGAAAAGTTTTATATGAATTATCTGGAGTATCTGAAGAAATATCTAGAAAAGCTTTTAAATTAGCAGCAGACAAATTACCTATGAAAACTATTTTTGTCATTAAACAGGTAATATCATGA
- the rpsC gene encoding 30S ribosomal protein S3: MGQKVNPNGIRLGIIKNWNSIWFSNSKDFSKNLDSDFRVRQFLAKKLFKASISRIIIERPSKSIKVTIYSARPGIVIGKKGEDVEKLRLSIAKITGVPVQINISEVKKPELDAKLVAENIVSQLERRIMFRRAMKRAVQNSMRQGAKGIKVEISGRLGGTEIARREWYREGRVPLHTLRADIEYNMSEAHTTYGVIGVKVWIFKGEILGGMKSLVNLEKPISQLKKHVRKYRK; the protein is encoded by the coding sequence ATGGGTCAAAAAGTAAATCCTAACGGAATAAGATTAGGAATAATTAAGAATTGGAATTCGATATGGTTTTCAAATAGTAAAGATTTTTCTAAGAATTTAGATAGTGATTTTAGAGTGCGTCAATTTTTAGCAAAAAAGTTATTTAAAGCATCAATATCTCGAATTATTATTGAAAGACCCTCTAAAAGTATTAAAGTGACAATATATAGTGCTAGACCTGGAATAGTTATAGGTAAAAAAGGTGAAGATGTAGAAAAATTGAGATTATCTATAGCTAAAATAACTGGTGTTCCTGTTCAGATAAATATTTCTGAAGTTAAAAAGCCGGAATTAGATGCAAAATTAGTGGCTGAAAATATAGTTTCTCAATTAGAACGTAGAATTATGTTTCGTAGAGCTATGAAAAGAGCTGTTCAAAATTCTATGCGACAGGGTGCTAAAGGTATTAAAGTAGAAATTAGTGGACGTTTGGGTGGAACTGAAATTGCAAGAAGAGAATGGTATAGAGAAGGTAGAGTTCCATTGCATACATTGCGTGCTGATATTGAATATAATATGTCTGAAGCGCATACTACTTATGGTGTGATTGGTGTAAAAGTATGGATTTTTAAAGGAGAAATATTAGGTGGTATGAAATCTCTTGTTAATTTAGAAAAACCTATATCTCAATTAAAAAAACATGTTAGAAAATATAGGAAATAA
- the rplV gene encoding 50S ribosomal protein L22 translates to MEAVAKHYKARSSAQKLRLIANLIRGKQVERALNILIFVNKKSALLVKKVLESAIANAEHNNGSDIDNLIIKRILIDVGPTMKRMMPRAKGRSDRILKRTSHITVVVSDK, encoded by the coding sequence ATGGAAGCTGTGGCTAAACATTATAAAGCGCGTTCTTCAGCACAAAAATTACGTTTGATCGCTAATTTAATTCGAGGTAAACAGGTTGAACGTGCATTGAATATTTTAATTTTTGTTAATAAAAAATCTGCTTTGTTAGTAAAGAAAGTTTTAGAATCAGCAATTGCTAATGCTGAACACAATAATGGTTCTGATATAGATAATTTAATAATAAAAAGAATTTTAATTGACGTAGGACCTACTATGAAAAGAATGATGCCTCGTGCTAAAGGTCGTTCAGATAGAATTTTAAAACGTACTAGTCATATTACTGTAGTTGTTTCTGATAAATAA
- the rpsS gene encoding 30S ribosomal protein S19, with protein MPRSLKKGPFIDISLLKKVEKVLKTHDKKPIRTWSRRSTVFPKMIGLTISVHNGRQHIPVFITEDMVGHKLGEFVLTRTYRGHMADRKVKKR; from the coding sequence GTGCCGCGTTCTCTTAAAAAAGGTCCATTTATTGATATTTCTTTATTAAAAAAAGTAGAAAAAGTATTAAAAACACATGATAAAAAACCAATACGAACTTGGTCTCGTCGTTCTACTGTTTTTCCTAAGATGATAGGTTTAACGATTTCAGTTCATAATGGTCGTCAACATATTCCGGTTTTTATTACCGAAGATATGGTAGGACATAAATTAGGTGAGTTTGTTCTTACTCGTACATATAGAGGGCATATGGCAGATAGAAAAGTAAAAAAACGTTAA
- the rplB gene encoding 50S ribosomal protein L2, with product MTIIKCKPTSPGRRHAVKVVNSNLYKGKPISFLLSKKNKSGGRNNLGRITTRHIGGGHKQSYRIIDFKRNKDNIFASVERLEYDPNRSANIALVLYQDGERRYILAPKGLMAGMKILSGVSIDIKLGNSLPMKNIPVGTLIHNVEMKPGKGGQIARSAGSYVNLISKENLYVTVRLRSGEIRRIESNCRATIGEIGNSESMLRVLGKAGASRWLGKRPTVRGTAMNPVDHPHGGGEGKNFGKHPVTPWGLQTKGKKTRKNKRTEKYIIRHRHK from the coding sequence ATGACCATTATTAAGTGTAAGCCAACGTCTCCAGGTCGTCGTCATGCTGTGAAGGTAGTGAATTCTAATTTATATAAAGGAAAGCCTATTTCTTTTTTACTGAGTAAAAAGAATAAAAGTGGAGGAAGAAATAATCTTGGTAGAATCACGACTAGACATATTGGTGGTGGACATAAACAGTCATATCGAATAATTGATTTTAAGCGTAACAAAGATAATATTTTTGCATCAGTTGAACGTTTAGAATACGATCCGAATAGATCTGCTAATATTGCATTAGTGTTGTATCAAGATGGAGAAAGAAGATATATATTAGCTCCGAAAGGATTAATGGCAGGCATGAAAATTTTATCTGGTGTATCTATAGATATAAAATTAGGTAATAGTTTACCTATGAAAAATATTCCTGTAGGTACTTTAATTCATAATGTAGAAATGAAACCAGGTAAAGGAGGGCAAATAGCTCGTTCTGCTGGTTCTTATGTGAATTTAATATCTAAGGAAAATTTATATGTGACTGTAAGATTACGTTCTGGTGAAATAAGAAGAATAGAATCAAATTGTAGAGCAACGATAGGAGAAATTGGAAATTCTGAATCAATGTTGAGAGTTTTAGGTAAAGCTGGAGCATCTAGATGGCTTGGAAAACGTCCTACTGTAAGAGGAACTGCTATGAACCCGGTAGATCATCCTCATGGAGGGGGGGAAGGTAAAAATTTTGGAAAGCATCCAGTTACTCCTTGGGGATTACAAACTAAAGGAAAAAAAACAAGAAAAAATAAACGTACAGAGAAATATATTATTCGCCATCGTCATAAATAA
- the rplW gene encoding 50S ribosomal protein L23: MIYDKILLKVLLGPSVSEKSSIILEKYGTVLIKVARNSTKLEIKHAVQSLFNVVVSNINVLIVKGKRKKKNNVISREKNWKKAYVTLKKGQNLNFIGNKE; this comes from the coding sequence ATAATATATGATAAAATTTTATTAAAAGTATTGTTAGGTCCGAGTGTATCAGAAAAATCTTCTATTATTTTAGAAAAGTATGGTACTGTTTTAATTAAAGTAGCTAGAAATTCTACTAAATTAGAAATTAAGCATGCTGTACAAAGTTTGTTTAATGTAGTAGTAAGTAATATAAATGTATTGATAGTTAAAGGAAAAAGAAAAAAAAAGAATAATGTTATAAGTCGTGAAAAAAATTGGAAAAAAGCCTATGTCACTTTAAAAAAAGGACAAAATTTAAATTTTATTGGTAATAAAGAATAA
- the rplD gene encoding 50S ribosomal protein L4, translating into MELILRDDEHNFIKVSDMIFNRDFNEALVHQVIVAYSSSIRQGTRAQKDRSEVSGSGKKPWRQKGTGRARAGSLRSPLWRSGGITFPSQPKNYFKKINKKMYRGALKSIFSELIRQNRLLVFRKFSIEFPKTQLLVDKLKKIHLRDVLIITRIRDHNLFLASRNLYKVDVQTINCINPRSLIFFNHVLMTSDAIMKIEELLI; encoded by the coding sequence ATGGAATTAATATTGAGAGACGATGAACATAATTTTATTAAAGTCTCTGATATGATTTTTAATCGAGATTTTAATGAAGCTTTAGTGCATCAAGTAATTGTTGCTTATTCTTCCAGTATTCGTCAAGGAACTCGTGCTCAAAAAGATCGTTCTGAAGTATCTGGATCAGGTAAAAAACCTTGGCGTCAAAAAGGAACTGGACGTGCAAGAGCTGGTTCATTAAGAAGTCCTCTTTGGCGTTCTGGAGGTATTACATTTCCTTCTCAACCAAAAAATTATTTTAAAAAGATTAATAAAAAAATGTATAGAGGAGCTTTAAAAAGTATTTTTTCGGAGCTTATTCGACAAAATAGATTATTAGTATTTAGAAAGTTTTCTATAGAATTTCCTAAAACACAATTACTTGTGGATAAGTTAAAAAAAATTCATTTGCGTGATGTGTTAATTATCACTCGAATTAGAGATCATAATTTATTTTTAGCTTCTAGAAACTTATATAAAGTAGATGTTCAGACTATAAATTGTATTAATCCAAGAAGTTTGATTTTTTTTAATCATGTTTTAATGACTTCTGATGCTATTATGAAAATAGAGGAATTATTAATATGA
- the rplC gene encoding 50S ribosomal protein L3 yields the protein MIGLIGKKVKMTRIFTEEGQSLPVTMIKVEEHRITQIKTVCHDSYCAIQVTTGIKKLNKLLKSERGNFLKSGVKIGFGLWEFKVSEKNINKFKVGQSINLELLSKIKKVDISGLSKGKGFCGTVKRWNFSTQDSTHGNSLSHRAPGSIGQNQTPGRVFKGKKMSGHVGNNRVTVQNLDLIKVDLEKGFILVKGAVPGVSGGIIIVKPAIKKA from the coding sequence ATGATTGGTTTAATAGGTAAAAAAGTTAAAATGACACGAATTTTTACAGAAGAAGGGCAATCACTTCCAGTAACTATGATAAAAGTTGAGGAACATAGAATAACTCAAATTAAAACTGTGTGTCATGATTCATACTGTGCTATTCAAGTAACAACTGGAATAAAAAAGTTAAATAAATTACTTAAATCAGAACGTGGTAATTTTTTAAAATCTGGAGTTAAAATAGGATTTGGTTTATGGGAATTTAAGGTTTCTGAGAAAAATATAAACAAATTTAAAGTAGGTCAGAGCATAAATTTAGAATTATTATCTAAAATTAAGAAAGTAGATATTTCAGGTTTATCTAAAGGAAAAGGATTTTGTGGTACTGTAAAAAGATGGAATTTTTCTACTCAAGATTCTACTCATGGAAATTCTTTATCTCATAGAGCTCCTGGTTCTATAGGACAAAATCAAACTCCTGGAAGAGTTTTTAAAGGAAAAAAAATGTCAGGACACGTTGGTAATAATCGTGTTACTGTTCAGAATTTAGATTTAATAAAAGTAGATTTAGAAAAAGGTTTTATTTTAGTGAAGGGTGCAGTACCTGGTGTTTCGGGTGGAATTATCATTGTTAAACCAGCGATTAAAAAAGCATGA
- the rpsJ gene encoding 30S ribosomal protein S10: protein MQNQRIRIRLKAFDHRLIDQSTSEIVETAKRTGAQVRGPIPLPTHKERFTVLISPHVNKDARDQYEIRTHKRLIDIVEPTEKTVDALMRLDLAAGVDVQISLG from the coding sequence ATGCAGAACCAAAGAATACGTATTCGTCTTAAAGCGTTTGATCATCGTTTGATAGATCAATCCACTTCAGAAATTGTAGAAACTGCTAAAAGAACTGGCGCTCAAGTTCGCGGTCCTATCCCTTTACCAACACATAAAGAAAGATTTACTGTATTGATTTCTCCTCATGTTAATAAAGATGCTCGTGATCAATATGAAATTAGAACTCATAAGAGACTAATCGACATTGTTGAACCTACTGAAAAAACTGTTGATGCTTTAATGAGATTAGATCTTGCTGCAGGCGTAGATGTTCAAATTAGTTTAGGTTAA
- the tuf gene encoding elongation factor Tu → MSKEKFKRLKPHINVGTIGHVDHGKTTLTSAITTVLAKKYGGSARAFDQIDNAPEEKARGITINTSHVEYDTSKRHYAHVDCPGHADYIKNMITGAAQMDGAILVVAATDGPMPQTREHILLGRQVGVPYIIVFLNKCDMVDDEELLELVEMEVRDLLTQYDFPGDSTPIIRGSALKALEGDPKWEEKIIDLANFLDSYIPEPKRSVDESFLLPIEDVFSISGRGTVVTGRVERGVIKVGEEVEIVGIKPTTKTICTGVEMFRKLLDEGRAGENVGVLLRGTKRDDIERGQVLSKPGTITPHIKFESEVYVLSKDEGGRHTPFFKGYRPQFYFRTTDVTGFIELPEGIEMVMPGDNIKMVVTLIHPIAMSNGLRFAIREGGKTVGAGIVVKIFQ, encoded by the coding sequence GTGTCTAAAGAAAAATTTAAACGTTTAAAACCTCATATCAATGTAGGTACGATTGGTCATGTTGATCATGGAAAAACTACTTTAACATCTGCTATTACTACCGTATTAGCTAAAAAATATGGTGGATCTGCTCGTGCTTTTGATCAAATTGATAATGCTCCGGAAGAAAAAGCTAGAGGTATTACAATAAATACTTCTCATGTTGAATATGATACTTCCAAAAGACATTACGCACATGTAGATTGTCCAGGACATGCTGACTATATTAAGAATATGATTACAGGAGCCGCTCAGATGGACGGAGCAATTTTAGTTGTAGCAGCTACTGATGGTCCGATGCCGCAAACTCGTGAACATATTTTATTAGGTAGACAAGTAGGAGTTCCTTATATTATAGTTTTTCTAAATAAATGTGATATGGTTGATGACGAAGAATTATTAGAATTAGTAGAAATGGAAGTTCGTGATCTATTAACTCAGTATGATTTTCCTGGTGATAGCACTCCTATTATAAGAGGATCAGCGCTTAAGGCTTTGGAAGGTGATCCAAAATGGGAAGAAAAAATTATAGATTTAGCTAATTTTTTAGATTCTTATATTCCTGAACCAAAAAGATCTGTTGATGAATCATTTTTATTGCCTATAGAAGATGTATTTTCTATATCTGGACGAGGAACTGTAGTTACAGGTCGTGTAGAACGCGGTGTAATTAAAGTAGGGGAAGAAGTGGAAATAGTTGGAATCAAACCAACTACTAAAACTATATGTACTGGTGTAGAAATGTTTAGAAAATTATTAGACGAAGGTAGAGCTGGAGAAAATGTAGGTGTGTTATTAAGAGGAACCAAAAGAGATGATATTGAACGTGGGCAAGTATTATCTAAACCAGGTACAATTACTCCGCATATAAAATTTGAGTCTGAAGTATATGTTTTATCTAAAGATGAAGGAGGTCGTCATACTCCTTTTTTTAAGGGTTATAGACCTCAATTTTATTTTAGAACTACTGATGTAACTGGTTTTATTGAATTACCTGAAGGAATAGAAATGGTTATGCCTGGAGATAATATTAAGATGGTAGTTACTTTAATTCATCCTATAGCTATGTCTAATGGTTTACGCTTTGCTATTCGTGAAGGTGGTAAAACAGTGGGAGCTGGTATTGTTGTGAAAATTTTTCAATAA